CGAGGATGCCGACGAGCGCCCCGAGGAAGGCGTCGGCCTCGTCGTCGCGGAGGTTGAGCGGCGGCATCAGCCGTACGACATCGGGGGCGGGCGCGTTCACCAGGAAGCCGGCGTCCTGAGCCGCCTGCTGCACCTGCGGCGCCAGTGGCTCGGTGAGCACGATACCCAGGAGCAGGCCCGCGCCCCTGACGTGCGAGGCCAACGGATGCCCCAGCGACTCGATTCCGTCGCGCAGCCGCTCCCCGGCGCGCTTGACGTTCTCCAGCAGTCCCTCGGATTCGATGGCGTCGACAACGGCGAGTCCGGCCGCGCAGGAGACCGGATTGCCACCGAAGGTCGAACCGTGCTGCCCGGGATTCAGCAGCTCGGCGGTCGCACCGAAGGCGACCGTCGCGCCGAGCGGCAGCCCGCCGCCGAGTCCCTTGGCGAGCGTGACCACGTCCGGTTCGATGCCCTGCGCCTGACCGGCGAGCCAGTGCCCGGTACGGCCGATACCGGTCTGCACCTCGTCGAGCACGAGCAGCGTTCCGGTGGCACGGGTGATCTCGCGGGCCGCTGCCAGATAGCCGGGCGGCGGCACCACGACACCGTTCTCGCCCTGTATCGGCTCCACGACGAACAGCGCGGTCTCCTCGGTGACCGCCGCCCGCAGCGCGTCGACGTCCCCGTACGGGACATGGGTGACGCTGCCCGGCAGCGGGCCGAAGCCCTGCTGCTTGGCGGGCTGACCGGTCAGGGCGAGGGCGCCCATGGTCCGGCCGTGGAAGCCGCCCTCGGTGGAGACCATGTGCGGGCGGCCGGTGAGCCGGCCGATCTTGAACGCCGCCTCGACGGCCTCCGCGCCGGAGTTGGCGAAGTACACCCTGCCCTGGCGCCCGAAGGCGGCGAGCAGCTTCTCGGCGAGGGCGACCGGCGGCTCGGCGACGAACAGGTTGGAGACATGGCCGAGCGTGGCGATCTGGTCGGAGACGGCGCGGACCACGCCGGGATGGGCGTGCCCGAGCGCGTTCACCGCGATACCGCCGACGAAGTCCAGGTACGCGCGTCCGTCGGCGTCCCAGACCCTGGCGCCCTCGCCGCGCACCAACGACAGCTTAGGAGTGCCGTAGTTGTTCATCAGCGCGCCCTGCCAGCGCGTGGTCAGTTCCTGGTTGCCGCTCACGGCGTCTTGCCTCCGGTCGCCTCGGGCGGGTCCGGCACGACCATGGTGCCGATTCCCTCGTCGGTGAAGATCTCCAGCAGGATCGAGTGCTGTACGCGCCCGTCGATCACCCGGGCCGTGGTCACCCCGCCGCGCACCGCGTGCAGACAGCCCTCCATCTTCGGCACCATGCCGCTGGCCAACTCGGGCAGCAGCGCCTCCAGTTCGGAAGCGGTCAGACGGCTTATCACCTCGTCGCTGTGCGGCCAGTCCTCGTACAGGCCCTCGACGTCGGTGAGCACCATCAGGGTCTCGGCGCGCAGGGCCGCGGCGAGCGCCGCGGCGGCGGTGTCCGCGTTGACGTTGTAGATGTGGCCGTCGTCCTCGGCACGGGCGATGGAGGAGACGACCGGGATACGGCCGTCGTCGAGCAGTGCCTCGATGGCCCCGGTGTCGATCCGGGTGATCTCGCCGACCCGGCCGATGTCGACCAACTCGCCGTCGATCTGCGGCTGGTGCTTGACGGCGGTGATGGTGTGCGCGTCCTCGCCGGTGAGCCCGACCGCGTGCGGCCCGTGCTGGTTGAGCAGCCCGACCAGCTCGCGCTGCACCTGCCCGGCGAGCACCATCCGTACGACGTCCATCGCCTCGGGCGTGGTGACCCTCAGCCCGGCCTTGAACTCGCTGACCAGGCCCTGTTTGTCGAGCTGGGCACTGATCTGCGGGCCGCCGCCGTGCACCACGACGGGACGCAGTCCGGCGTGCCGCAGGAACACCACGTCCTGGGCGAAGGCGGCCTTGAGCTCGTCGTTGACCATGGCGTTGCCGCCGAACTTGATCACGACGGTCTTGCCGTGGTGCCGGGTCAGCCAGGGCAGCGCCTCGATCAGGATCTCGGCCTTGGGCAGTGCGGTGTGCTTGCGCGGGGATCCCCCCGGCCGGGTGCTGGGAGTGCTCATGAGGAGTACGCGCTGTTCTCGTGGACGTAGTCGGCGGTCAGGTCGTTGGTCCAGATGGTGGCGGCGGCCGAGCCCGCGGCGAGGTCGGCGGTGACGACGACCTCCCGGTAGCGCATGTCGACCAGCTCGCGGTCCTCGCCGACGCTGCCGTTCCGGCACACCCAGACGCCGTTGATGGCGACGTTCAGCCGGTCCGGTTCGAAGGTGGCGGAGGTGGTGCCGATGGCGGAGAGCACCCGCCCCCAGTTCGGGTCCTCGCCGTGGATCGCGCACTTCAGGAGGTTGTTACGGGCGATGGAACGGCCGACCTCGACCGCCTCGTCCTCGCCGGCCGCGTTGATCACGTCGACCCGGATGTCCTTGCTCGCGCCCTCGGCGTCACCGATGAGCTGCCGTCCGAGGTCGTCACAGACGGCGCGTACGGCCTCGGCGAACTCCGCGTACGCGGGGGCGATCCCGCTGGCGCCGGAGGCGAGCAGCAGCACGGTGTCGTTGGTGGACATACAGCCGTCGGAGTCGACCCGGTCGAAGGTGGTGCGGGTCGCCGCGCGCAGCGCCCGGTCGAGCTCGGCCGACTCCACGTCCGCGTCGGTGGTGAGCACCACCAGCATGGTGGCCAGGCCGGGGGCGAGCATGCCCGCGCCCTTGGCCATGCCGCCGACGGTCCAGCCCGCCCCCTCGGCGACGGCCGTCTTGTGCACCGTGTCGGTGGTCTTGATGGCGATGGCCGCCTTCTCGCCGCCGTGCGCGGACAGTTCGGCGGCCGCCTTGTCCACGCCGGGCAGCAGCCGGTCCATCGGCAGCGTGACACCGATCAGGCCGGTGGAGGCGACGGCCACCTCGGCCGCGTCGACCTTCAGCGCCTCGGCCACCTTCTCCGCGGTGGCGTGCGTGTCCTGGAAGCCCTTGGGTCCCGTACAGGCGTTGGCGCCACCGGAGTTGAGGACCACCGCGGCGAGGGCGCCGCCCTTGAGCACCTGCTCGGACCAGAGCACCGGCGCGGCCTTCACACGGTTGCTGGTGAAGACGCCCGCGGCGGCCCGTCGTGGCCCGTTGTTGACGACGAGGGCGAGGTCGGGATTGCCGTTCTCCTTGATTCCGGCCGCGATACCCGCGGCCGTGAATCCCTGTGCTGCCGTGACGCTCACTGCGTTCTCCTTGCTGAGCCCGCCGGATCGGGCCGCGACGGGCGGGCGGCCGGGTGCTGGTCTTGCGAGTGGGGGTGGGCCGTTCCTACGGGTTGAGGTGGGCCGTTCTCATCTGACGGGGGACGGTCACCGGCTCAGGGCGCGAGCCCGGTGAGCGGCAGACCGAGTCGCTCGGGCAGGCCGAGGGCGAGGTTCATGCTCTGCAGGGCGCCGCCCGCGGTGCCCTTGGCCAGGTTGTCGATGGCGGCGATGGCGAGGATCCGTCCGGCCGCGGTGTCGTGGGCGACCTGGATCTGCACGGCGTTGGAGCCGTACACCGAGGCGGTGGCCGGCCACTGCCCCTCGGGCAGCAGGTGCACGAAGGGTTCGTCGGCGAAGGCCTTCTCGTACGCGGTCCGCAGCGCCTGCGCGTCCACTCCCGCGACGGCCTTGGCCGAACAGGTGGCGAGGATGCCGCGCGGCATCGGCGCCAGCGTCGGCGTGAAGGACACCGAGACCGGCTCGCCCGCGACGGCACTGAGGTTCTGGATCATCTCCGGAGTGTGCCGGTGCACTCCCCCGACTCCGTACGGCGACATGGACCCCATCACCTCGGAGCCGAGCAGATGCGGCTTGGCCGCCTTGCCCGCGCCGGAGGTGCCGGAAGCGGCGACGATCACGGCCTCCGGCTCGGCGAGCCCCGCGGCGTAGGCCGGGAACAGAGCGAGGGACACGGCGGTCGGGTAGCACCCCGGCACCGCGATCCGCTTCGTCCCCGCGAGCGCCTCCCGCCCCCCGGGCAGCTCCGGCAGCCCGTACGGCCAGGTCCCCGCGTGCGGCGACCCGTAGAACCGCTCCCAGTCACCGGCGTCACGCAGCCGGAAGTCGGCCCCCATGTCGACCACGAGCACCTCGGGCCCGAGCTGCTCGGCAACCGCCGCCGACTGCCCGTGCGGCAGAGCGAGGAAGACCACGTCGTGCCCCGCCAGGACCTCGGGCGTGGTCGCCTCAAGGACGCGCTCGGCCAACGGCACCAGATGCGGCTGCAGCGCACCGAGCCGCTGCCCGGCGTTGGAGTTCCCGGTCAGCGCACCGATCTCGACCTCGGGGTGGCCCACGAGCAGGCGCAGCAGCTCACCGCCCGCGTATCCGCTCGCTCCGGCGACTGCGACTCGTATGGTCATGATGCCTCCTCCATGGGGCATGACTATACGTTTCCATGCACGTTTATGCAATGGGGTGATGGGGGCCGGAGCCGGGGCCGCGCCGCTGTGACCGAGCGTTTCAGTCGGCCCCTGAGCGTTGTCCTTGGCCCGGCCGAGCGTGACGGCCCGCCCGGGCCGTTCGCGGGTGGCGCTCCGCCGATCCGATCGGCTGCCGCGTCATGGGTTTTCTCGTTGCTTCACAGCGCGGCCGATGAGTTGGTGGCTCCCGGCCGGTCCAAGCTCGTGACACCCCAGGAAAGGACACCACCATGTCGGAGCTTCTCGTCGACTTCATCACCTCCCTCGACGGCCACGCATCGGGAGAGGGATGGCCCGGGTTCTGGGGCCTCGAGGGCCCGGAGTACCTCGCATGGCTCGGCGAGCAGCCCGAGGCCACCTACCTGATGGGAGCGAACACCTACCGTCTGATGTCGGGCTTCGCCGCAGGCGAGGTCCCGAATGGCCAAGACGAGTTCAGGCCCGAAGAAGAGGCGTCCGTCGACGAGCTCACGCAAGCGTCCAAGGTGGTGTTCTCCTCCTCACTCGAGGAGCCACT
This is a stretch of genomic DNA from Streptomyces sp. NA04227. It encodes these proteins:
- a CDS encoding acetylornithine transaminase, translating into MSGNQELTTRWQGALMNNYGTPKLSLVRGEGARVWDADGRAYLDFVGGIAVNALGHAHPGVVRAVSDQIATLGHVSNLFVAEPPVALAEKLLAAFGRQGRVYFANSGAEAVEAAFKIGRLTGRPHMVSTEGGFHGRTMGALALTGQPAKQQGFGPLPGSVTHVPYGDVDALRAAVTEETALFVVEPIQGENGVVVPPPGYLAAAREITRATGTLLVLDEVQTGIGRTGHWLAGQAQGIEPDVVTLAKGLGGGLPLGATVAFGATAELLNPGQHGSTFGGNPVSCAAGLAVVDAIESEGLLENVKRAGERLRDGIESLGHPLASHVRGAGLLLGIVLTEPLAPQVQQAAQDAGFLVNAPAPDVVRLMPPLNLRDDEADAFLGALVGILDGALRASGEGRSGD
- the argB gene encoding acetylglutamate kinase, yielding MSTPSTRPGGSPRKHTALPKAEILIEALPWLTRHHGKTVVIKFGGNAMVNDELKAAFAQDVVFLRHAGLRPVVVHGGGPQISAQLDKQGLVSEFKAGLRVTTPEAMDVVRMVLAGQVQRELVGLLNQHGPHAVGLTGEDAHTITAVKHQPQIDGELVDIGRVGEITRIDTGAIEALLDDGRIPVVSSIARAEDDGHIYNVNADTAAAALAAALRAETLMVLTDVEGLYEDWPHSDEVISRLTASELEALLPELASGMVPKMEGCLHAVRGGVTTARVIDGRVQHSILLEIFTDEGIGTMVVPDPPEATGGKTP
- the argJ gene encoding bifunctional glutamate N-acetyltransferase/amino-acid acetyltransferase ArgJ, which encodes MSVTAAQGFTAAGIAAGIKENGNPDLALVVNNGPRRAAAGVFTSNRVKAAPVLWSEQVLKGGALAAVVLNSGGANACTGPKGFQDTHATAEKVAEALKVDAAEVAVASTGLIGVTLPMDRLLPGVDKAAAELSAHGGEKAAIAIKTTDTVHKTAVAEGAGWTVGGMAKGAGMLAPGLATMLVVLTTDADVESAELDRALRAATRTTFDRVDSDGCMSTNDTVLLLASGASGIAPAYAEFAEAVRAVCDDLGRQLIGDAEGASKDIRVDVINAAGEDEAVEVGRSIARNNLLKCAIHGEDPNWGRVLSAIGTTSATFEPDRLNVAINGVWVCRNGSVGEDRELVDMRYREVVVTADLAAGSAAATIWTNDLTADYVHENSAYSS
- the argC gene encoding N-acetyl-gamma-glutamyl-phosphate reductase — translated: MTIRVAVAGASGYAGGELLRLLVGHPEVEIGALTGNSNAGQRLGALQPHLVPLAERVLEATTPEVLAGHDVVFLALPHGQSAAVAEQLGPEVLVVDMGADFRLRDAGDWERFYGSPHAGTWPYGLPELPGGREALAGTKRIAVPGCYPTAVSLALFPAYAAGLAEPEAVIVAASGTSGAGKAAKPHLLGSEVMGSMSPYGVGGVHRHTPEMIQNLSAVAGEPVSVSFTPTLAPMPRGILATCSAKAVAGVDAQALRTAYEKAFADEPFVHLLPEGQWPATASVYGSNAVQIQVAHDTAAGRILAIAAIDNLAKGTAGGALQSMNLALGLPERLGLPLTGLAP